The following are encoded in a window of bacterium SCSIO 12643 genomic DNA:
- the folK gene encoding 2-amino-4-hydroxy-6-hydroxymethyldihydropteridine diphosphokinase, producing the protein MDNQHHNVHLLLGGNLGAVETTFQKVIHELEALECKIIKSSGLYESPPWGFEAEQSFLNQVLLISTSLSPQELLKTTQIIENKLGRTRDIESKGYTSRNIDIDILYYDDITLELNHLKIPHPQIQNRRFTLLPLVEISSGFMHPIFQKSNNELLEICNDHSTVTKK; encoded by the coding sequence ATGGATAATCAGCATCATAATGTACACCTTCTATTAGGAGGAAATCTGGGAGCAGTTGAAACGACTTTTCAGAAAGTAATCCATGAGCTAGAGGCATTAGAATGTAAAATTATCAAGTCCAGTGGATTATATGAAAGTCCTCCCTGGGGATTTGAAGCTGAACAATCATTTTTGAATCAGGTACTTCTGATCTCCACTTCTCTATCACCTCAGGAATTACTAAAAACCACACAAATAATCGAGAATAAACTTGGAAGAACTCGAGATATAGAATCCAAAGGATATACATCACGGAATATCGATATAGACATTCTATATTATGACGATATAACTCTTGAATTAAATCATTTAAAGATCCCACATCCTCAGATTCAAAATAGAAGATTTACACTTTTACCTTTGGTTGAAATTAGCTCAGGCTTTATGCATCCCATATTTCAAAAATCTAATAATGAGTTATTAGAAATATGTAATGATCACAGTACAGTAACAAAGAAATGA
- the sppA gene encoding signal peptide peptidase SppA — protein sequence MRKFFKYVFASMVGFVLAGGVLLALFFGGIFAIINTAKNELKPNDKEVVVKSNSVYHLKFNQQIGERAGNNPFENMDLGPFSTESKMSLRNIVQSIEYAATDDNIKGIFIELDGFPGGLSKLEEVRNALLDFKESGKWVVTFGESFSQGGYYIASVSDKVYLYPEGNIWFKGLATNIMYMKGLFEKMDIEMQAIKGPNNIYKSAVEPFTADKMSDANREQIQAYLSSIWGHWLKGISKQRGISVEKLDMYADSLTIRNPEAAEELGLVDGLKYRDEVIAEILDLVEVEKEKDMHFVTYSKYKKKKAKTRKEGVSRKDTKKVAVIYAEGEIRSGKNSDGVMGSESIAKAIKKARLDTNVKAIVLRVNSPGGSALASDVMWRETELAKKEKPFIVSMGDLAASGGYFISCGADKIYASETSITGSIGVFGMMPVTEKFFKNKLGIIFETEQTNTHSKYPNGVSKLDQEAYDVINESIIDIYDDFISKVAAGRGMTKEQVNEVARGRVWTGADAVEIGLVDEIGGLDDAIAYAVEQANLDGYKLKELPELKDPIDEFIKNLQSEMSVKYLKSTFGDSYKYFNIIDNVQNMKGIQARMPYVIEFY from the coding sequence ATGAGAAAATTTTTTAAATATGTGTTTGCCTCTATGGTTGGTTTTGTACTAGCCGGAGGTGTTTTATTGGCATTATTCTTTGGAGGAATATTTGCCATTATTAATACGGCTAAGAATGAGTTGAAACCTAATGATAAAGAAGTAGTCGTAAAAAGCAATTCAGTATATCATTTGAAGTTTAACCAGCAAATTGGCGAAAGAGCGGGAAATAATCCTTTTGAAAATATGGATTTAGGTCCTTTCTCCACTGAGTCTAAGATGAGTTTGAGAAATATTGTTCAGTCCATAGAGTATGCTGCAACAGATGATAACATCAAAGGGATATTTATTGAATTGGATGGTTTCCCTGGAGGATTGTCAAAATTAGAAGAAGTAAGAAATGCCTTATTGGATTTTAAGGAATCTGGAAAGTGGGTTGTGACTTTTGGAGAGAGTTTTTCCCAAGGAGGTTATTATATCGCATCTGTATCGGATAAAGTGTATTTGTATCCTGAAGGAAATATTTGGTTTAAAGGTTTGGCTACGAATATTATGTATATGAAAGGTCTTTTTGAGAAAATGGATATCGAAATGCAAGCAATCAAGGGCCCAAATAATATTTACAAGAGTGCTGTGGAGCCTTTTACTGCAGATAAGATGAGCGATGCAAATAGAGAGCAAATTCAAGCATATTTAAGTTCTATTTGGGGACATTGGCTAAAAGGTATTTCTAAGCAAAGAGGTATTTCAGTTGAAAAATTAGATATGTATGCAGATTCTTTAACAATTAGAAACCCAGAGGCGGCAGAGGAACTTGGTTTGGTAGATGGATTGAAGTACAGAGATGAAGTAATTGCTGAAATTTTGGATTTGGTAGAAGTGGAAAAAGAAAAGGATATGCATTTCGTTACCTATTCAAAGTATAAGAAAAAGAAGGCAAAGACCAGAAAAGAAGGTGTGTCAAGAAAGGATACAAAAAAAGTTGCGGTGATTTATGCTGAGGGAGAGATTAGATCTGGGAAGAATAGTGATGGGGTTATGGGCTCTGAGTCTATTGCAAAAGCGATTAAGAAAGCCAGATTGGACACAAATGTAAAAGCGATCGTATTACGCGTGAATTCACCTGGCGGAAGTGCTTTGGCATCGGATGTGATGTGGAGAGAAACTGAATTAGCTAAAAAAGAGAAGCCATTTATTGTTTCTATGGGTGATTTAGCAGCTTCTGGAGGTTATTTTATATCATGTGGTGCGGATAAGATTTATGCGAGTGAAACGTCTATCACAGGATCAATTGGAGTATTTGGAATGATGCCGGTTACTGAGAAATTCTTTAAGAATAAATTGGGAATCATATTTGAAACAGAACAGACCAATACGCATTCGAAATATCCTAACGGGGTATCAAAATTAGATCAGGAAGCGTATGATGTAATTAATGAGTCTATTATAGATATTTACGATGATTTCATATCTAAGGTGGCAGCCGGAAGAGGGATGACCAAAGAGCAGGTAAATGAAGTTGCCAGAGGTAGAGTTTGGACTGGTGCAGATGCAGTGGAAATTGGTTTGGTAGATGAAATCGGAGGATTGGATGATGCAATCGCATATGCGGTTGAGCAGGCGAATTTGGATGGTTATAAATTGAAAGAATTACCAGAGTTGAAAGATCCGATTGATGAGTTTATTAAAAACTTACAAAGTGAAATGTCAGTGAAATACCTAAAGAGTACGTTTGGCGATAGTTATAAGTACTTTAATATAATTGACAATGTTCAGAATATGAAAGGGATTCAAGCCAGAATGCCTTACGTGATTGAGTTTTATTAA